A genomic segment from Lasioglossum baleicum chromosome 5, iyLasBale1, whole genome shotgun sequence encodes:
- the Art7 gene encoding arginine methyltransferase 7 isoform X2 — MGEKANVLDIGSGTGLLSMMAATCGADTITACEVFTSMAKCATKIIKKNSYGDKIKLLQKRSTEIRVGDDGDMPKKANILVTEVFDTELIGEGALSTFRHAYENLLEENSIIVPHSATIWVQAVESTSVHAWNTVQAIKEKDKYLLHTPLSVKSCFGAAAVHDIQLTQFPYDAFKPLIPPQPIFRFDFSGKTPLSYNEKICLDVKPTASGTVHAIFMWWDLNMDVDNKVLLSCAPVWEHPDAKKLQRQGLSLTEIADMIPWRDHWMQAIYYLPVQTSVVANHEVSLIGYHDEYSLWFQLLNESINEVPDSERPICSCGIHVAYCRTRIGQLNDQKRNEKYIKALEKKVTSDTVCLCLSDGCLLSLAAIKIGAKKVFILEANFLSRKSIEVFVKSNKLSEKVEIIESVDNLPPEDEIDLIFGEPYFVTSIVPWENLYFWYLSSKYSSRVQRIPIGATIVAVAVEFKDLHKIRAPLGVCEGFDLSIFDVLVQESSEKSDSSVEAQPLWEYPAKALSSPFVIKQFDLTQNINELKHIHISDTVPILENGSCNGIALWVDWHLNSDITVSSGPKKEIQPGKRILWDPFTRQGVHLFRNITDVTQQSVLQWSFDFVPQHGNIKFDFHILSEPL; from the exons ATGGGAGAGAAGGCCAATGTACTTGATATAGGAAGCGGTACTGGTTTGTTATCGATGATGGCTGCTACATGTGGAGCAGATACTATAACAGCATGTGAG GTTTTCACATCGATGGCTAAATGTGctacaaaaataattaaaaaaaacagTTACGGAGATAAGATCAAACTGCTGCAGAAACGTTCTACAGAAATAAGAGTGGGAGATGACGGTGATATGCCTAAGAAAGCAAACATTCTAGTCACGGAAGTGTTTGATACAGAACTTATCGGAGAAGGCGCCCTATCCACATTCCGACATGCTTATGAAAATCTACTAGAA GAGAACAGCATAATTGTACCACACAGTGCTACAATCTGGGTCCAAGCTGTTGAAAGCACTTCCGTTCATGCATGGAACACAGTACAAGCAATTAAAGAGAAAGACAAATATTTATTGCACACTCCACTATCCGTAAAGTCCTGTTTCGGAGCAGCGGCTGTGCACGATATACAATTAACGCAATTTCCATACGACGCATTTAAACCTCTGATACCACCCCAGCCGATATTTAG GTTTGATTTTTCCGGTAAAACTCCTTTGTCGTACAACGAAAAGATATGTTTAGATGTTAAGCCAACAGCCAGTGGTACAGTTCATGCTATTTTCATGTGGTGGGACTTGAACATGGATGTGGATAATAAG GTTCTGTTAAGTTGTGCCCCTGTTTGGGAGCATCCTGATGCCAAAAAATTACAACGCCAAGGATTAAGCCTAACGGAGATAGCAGATATGATACCGTGGCGGGACCATTGGATGCaagctatttattatttacctgTCCAAACCTCGGTCGTTGCCAATCACGAAGTCAGTTTGATTGGATATCATGACGAATATTCCTTGTGGTTTCAGTTGCTAAACGAATCAAT CAACGAGGTACCGGACTCTGAAAGGCCTATCTGCAGTTGCGGCATTCACGTCGCTTATTGTAGAACTCGCATAGGGCAACTCAACGATCAGAAACGAAACGAGAAATATATTAAAGCGCTAGAGAAAAAAGTTACCTCGGATACAGTTTGTTTATGTTTGTCGGATGGTTGTTTATTAAGCCTCGCGGCTATTAAAATAGGAGCAAAGAAAGTATTTATTTTAGAGGCAAATTTCCTATCCAGAAAAAGCATCGAGGTGTTTGTGAAATCCAACAAACTATCGGAGAAAGTAGAAATAATTGAATCGGTGGATAATCTGCCCCCGGAAGATGAGATTGATTTAATCTTCGGTGAACCGTACTTTGTCACTTCCATCGTGCCGTGGGAGAATCTTTATTTCTGGTATCTCAGTTCAAAGTATTCGTCTCGTGTTCAAAGGATAccgatcggagcgacaatagTAGCTGTTGCCGTCGAATTTAAAGATCTCCATAAAATACGAGCTCCGCTTGGTGTCTGCGAAGGTTTCGACTTATCGATCTTCGATGTACTCGTCCAA gaATCAAGCGAGAAAAGTGATAGTTCGGTGGAAGCCCAACCACTATGGGAGTACCCAGCAAAAGCATTAAGTTCACCTTTTGTTATTAAACAGTTCGATTTAACGCAAAACATTAATGAATTAAAGCATATACATATCTCCGATACGGTTCCTATTCTAGA GAATGGATCGTGTAACGGCATAGCTTTGTGGGTGGACTGGCATTTAAACTCTGACATCACAGTATCATCGGGaccaaagaaagaaatacagcCAGGCAAACGAATATTGTGGGATCCATTCACGAGACAAGGTGTACACTTATTCAGGAACATAACGGACGTTACGCAACAAAGCGTTCTCCAATGGTCATTCGACTTTGTGCCACAGCAcggaaatattaaatttgattttCATATATTGTCAGAACCCCTTTGA
- the Art7 gene encoding arginine methyltransferase 7 isoform X1 — MLRISLNRFSIRNMSIFTQYLNPLTGTTTWEEKDENYDYHQEIARSAFADMLHDHERNQKYYIALKAAIERKHQMGEKANVLDIGSGTGLLSMMAATCGADTITACEVFTSMAKCATKIIKKNSYGDKIKLLQKRSTEIRVGDDGDMPKKANILVTEVFDTELIGEGALSTFRHAYENLLEENSIIVPHSATIWVQAVESTSVHAWNTVQAIKEKDKYLLHTPLSVKSCFGAAAVHDIQLTQFPYDAFKPLIPPQPIFRFDFSGKTPLSYNEKICLDVKPTASGTVHAIFMWWDLNMDVDNKVLLSCAPVWEHPDAKKLQRQGLSLTEIADMIPWRDHWMQAIYYLPVQTSVVANHEVSLIGYHDEYSLWFQLLNESINEVPDSERPICSCGIHVAYCRTRIGQLNDQKRNEKYIKALEKKVTSDTVCLCLSDGCLLSLAAIKIGAKKVFILEANFLSRKSIEVFVKSNKLSEKVEIIESVDNLPPEDEIDLIFGEPYFVTSIVPWENLYFWYLSSKYSSRVQRIPIGATIVAVAVEFKDLHKIRAPLGVCEGFDLSIFDVLVQESSEKSDSSVEAQPLWEYPAKALSSPFVIKQFDLTQNINELKHIHISDTVPILENGSCNGIALWVDWHLNSDITVSSGPKKEIQPGKRILWDPFTRQGVHLFRNITDVTQQSVLQWSFDFVPQHGNIKFDFHILSEPL, encoded by the exons ATGTTAAGGATATCGTTAAATCGATTTTCTATTCGAAACATGAGTATCTTTACTCAATATTTAAATCCATTGACTGGTACTACTACCTGGGAGGAAAAGGATGAAAATTATGATTACCATCAAGAAATTGCTAGATCAGCGTTCGCTGATATGCTACATGATCATGAAAGA aatcagaagtattataTTGCTCTTAAAGCTGCTATCGAGAGGAAACATCAAATGGGAGAGAAGGCCAATGTACTTGATATAGGAAGCGGTACTGGTTTGTTATCGATGATGGCTGCTACATGTGGAGCAGATACTATAACAGCATGTGAG GTTTTCACATCGATGGCTAAATGTGctacaaaaataattaaaaaaaacagTTACGGAGATAAGATCAAACTGCTGCAGAAACGTTCTACAGAAATAAGAGTGGGAGATGACGGTGATATGCCTAAGAAAGCAAACATTCTAGTCACGGAAGTGTTTGATACAGAACTTATCGGAGAAGGCGCCCTATCCACATTCCGACATGCTTATGAAAATCTACTAGAA GAGAACAGCATAATTGTACCACACAGTGCTACAATCTGGGTCCAAGCTGTTGAAAGCACTTCCGTTCATGCATGGAACACAGTACAAGCAATTAAAGAGAAAGACAAATATTTATTGCACACTCCACTATCCGTAAAGTCCTGTTTCGGAGCAGCGGCTGTGCACGATATACAATTAACGCAATTTCCATACGACGCATTTAAACCTCTGATACCACCCCAGCCGATATTTAG GTTTGATTTTTCCGGTAAAACTCCTTTGTCGTACAACGAAAAGATATGTTTAGATGTTAAGCCAACAGCCAGTGGTACAGTTCATGCTATTTTCATGTGGTGGGACTTGAACATGGATGTGGATAATAAG GTTCTGTTAAGTTGTGCCCCTGTTTGGGAGCATCCTGATGCCAAAAAATTACAACGCCAAGGATTAAGCCTAACGGAGATAGCAGATATGATACCGTGGCGGGACCATTGGATGCaagctatttattatttacctgTCCAAACCTCGGTCGTTGCCAATCACGAAGTCAGTTTGATTGGATATCATGACGAATATTCCTTGTGGTTTCAGTTGCTAAACGAATCAAT CAACGAGGTACCGGACTCTGAAAGGCCTATCTGCAGTTGCGGCATTCACGTCGCTTATTGTAGAACTCGCATAGGGCAACTCAACGATCAGAAACGAAACGAGAAATATATTAAAGCGCTAGAGAAAAAAGTTACCTCGGATACAGTTTGTTTATGTTTGTCGGATGGTTGTTTATTAAGCCTCGCGGCTATTAAAATAGGAGCAAAGAAAGTATTTATTTTAGAGGCAAATTTCCTATCCAGAAAAAGCATCGAGGTGTTTGTGAAATCCAACAAACTATCGGAGAAAGTAGAAATAATTGAATCGGTGGATAATCTGCCCCCGGAAGATGAGATTGATTTAATCTTCGGTGAACCGTACTTTGTCACTTCCATCGTGCCGTGGGAGAATCTTTATTTCTGGTATCTCAGTTCAAAGTATTCGTCTCGTGTTCAAAGGATAccgatcggagcgacaatagTAGCTGTTGCCGTCGAATTTAAAGATCTCCATAAAATACGAGCTCCGCTTGGTGTCTGCGAAGGTTTCGACTTATCGATCTTCGATGTACTCGTCCAA gaATCAAGCGAGAAAAGTGATAGTTCGGTGGAAGCCCAACCACTATGGGAGTACCCAGCAAAAGCATTAAGTTCACCTTTTGTTATTAAACAGTTCGATTTAACGCAAAACATTAATGAATTAAAGCATATACATATCTCCGATACGGTTCCTATTCTAGA GAATGGATCGTGTAACGGCATAGCTTTGTGGGTGGACTGGCATTTAAACTCTGACATCACAGTATCATCGGGaccaaagaaagaaatacagcCAGGCAAACGAATATTGTGGGATCCATTCACGAGACAAGGTGTACACTTATTCAGGAACATAACGGACGTTACGCAACAAAGCGTTCTCCAATGGTCATTCGACTTTGTGCCACAGCAcggaaatattaaatttgattttCATATATTGTCAGAACCCCTTTGA
- the Art7 gene encoding arginine methyltransferase 7 isoform X3 codes for MAKCATKIIKKNSYGDKIKLLQKRSTEIRVGDDGDMPKKANILVTEVFDTELIGEGALSTFRHAYENLLEENSIIVPHSATIWVQAVESTSVHAWNTVQAIKEKDKYLLHTPLSVKSCFGAAAVHDIQLTQFPYDAFKPLIPPQPIFRFDFSGKTPLSYNEKICLDVKPTASGTVHAIFMWWDLNMDVDNKVLLSCAPVWEHPDAKKLQRQGLSLTEIADMIPWRDHWMQAIYYLPVQTSVVANHEVSLIGYHDEYSLWFQLLNESINEVPDSERPICSCGIHVAYCRTRIGQLNDQKRNEKYIKALEKKVTSDTVCLCLSDGCLLSLAAIKIGAKKVFILEANFLSRKSIEVFVKSNKLSEKVEIIESVDNLPPEDEIDLIFGEPYFVTSIVPWENLYFWYLSSKYSSRVQRIPIGATIVAVAVEFKDLHKIRAPLGVCEGFDLSIFDVLVQESSEKSDSSVEAQPLWEYPAKALSSPFVIKQFDLTQNINELKHIHISDTVPILENGSCNGIALWVDWHLNSDITVSSGPKKEIQPGKRILWDPFTRQGVHLFRNITDVTQQSVLQWSFDFVPQHGNIKFDFHILSEPL; via the exons ATGGCTAAATGTGctacaaaaataattaaaaaaaacagTTACGGAGATAAGATCAAACTGCTGCAGAAACGTTCTACAGAAATAAGAGTGGGAGATGACGGTGATATGCCTAAGAAAGCAAACATTCTAGTCACGGAAGTGTTTGATACAGAACTTATCGGAGAAGGCGCCCTATCCACATTCCGACATGCTTATGAAAATCTACTAGAA GAGAACAGCATAATTGTACCACACAGTGCTACAATCTGGGTCCAAGCTGTTGAAAGCACTTCCGTTCATGCATGGAACACAGTACAAGCAATTAAAGAGAAAGACAAATATTTATTGCACACTCCACTATCCGTAAAGTCCTGTTTCGGAGCAGCGGCTGTGCACGATATACAATTAACGCAATTTCCATACGACGCATTTAAACCTCTGATACCACCCCAGCCGATATTTAG GTTTGATTTTTCCGGTAAAACTCCTTTGTCGTACAACGAAAAGATATGTTTAGATGTTAAGCCAACAGCCAGTGGTACAGTTCATGCTATTTTCATGTGGTGGGACTTGAACATGGATGTGGATAATAAG GTTCTGTTAAGTTGTGCCCCTGTTTGGGAGCATCCTGATGCCAAAAAATTACAACGCCAAGGATTAAGCCTAACGGAGATAGCAGATATGATACCGTGGCGGGACCATTGGATGCaagctatttattatttacctgTCCAAACCTCGGTCGTTGCCAATCACGAAGTCAGTTTGATTGGATATCATGACGAATATTCCTTGTGGTTTCAGTTGCTAAACGAATCAAT CAACGAGGTACCGGACTCTGAAAGGCCTATCTGCAGTTGCGGCATTCACGTCGCTTATTGTAGAACTCGCATAGGGCAACTCAACGATCAGAAACGAAACGAGAAATATATTAAAGCGCTAGAGAAAAAAGTTACCTCGGATACAGTTTGTTTATGTTTGTCGGATGGTTGTTTATTAAGCCTCGCGGCTATTAAAATAGGAGCAAAGAAAGTATTTATTTTAGAGGCAAATTTCCTATCCAGAAAAAGCATCGAGGTGTTTGTGAAATCCAACAAACTATCGGAGAAAGTAGAAATAATTGAATCGGTGGATAATCTGCCCCCGGAAGATGAGATTGATTTAATCTTCGGTGAACCGTACTTTGTCACTTCCATCGTGCCGTGGGAGAATCTTTATTTCTGGTATCTCAGTTCAAAGTATTCGTCTCGTGTTCAAAGGATAccgatcggagcgacaatagTAGCTGTTGCCGTCGAATTTAAAGATCTCCATAAAATACGAGCTCCGCTTGGTGTCTGCGAAGGTTTCGACTTATCGATCTTCGATGTACTCGTCCAA gaATCAAGCGAGAAAAGTGATAGTTCGGTGGAAGCCCAACCACTATGGGAGTACCCAGCAAAAGCATTAAGTTCACCTTTTGTTATTAAACAGTTCGATTTAACGCAAAACATTAATGAATTAAAGCATATACATATCTCCGATACGGTTCCTATTCTAGA GAATGGATCGTGTAACGGCATAGCTTTGTGGGTGGACTGGCATTTAAACTCTGACATCACAGTATCATCGGGaccaaagaaagaaatacagcCAGGCAAACGAATATTGTGGGATCCATTCACGAGACAAGGTGTACACTTATTCAGGAACATAACGGACGTTACGCAACAAAGCGTTCTCCAATGGTCATTCGACTTTGTGCCACAGCAcggaaatattaaatttgattttCATATATTGTCAGAACCCCTTTGA
- the LOC143208702 gene encoding uncharacterized protein LOC143208702 — protein sequence MAVELHKHLISYFSQLEKVDCKWKELSEEAKRPLQALKNQLEQLRLVTSEGVDNADFCKTDEIHGRLIYKILIGIDNEIALLLDISNRFNHANQNLRSRYKNLEEARSKVSLNDDAMKELVNGTPYRPRLNLLLEWAMDGLNYYHNLYLRISGNINQYNFKNEEIMEDLTNSFVEDRFKRERIDQILGFTQFLIKETAR from the exons ATGGCAGtagaattgcataaacatttgaTCAGTTATTTCTCACAGTTGGAAAAAGTCGATTGCAAATGGAAGGAATTGTCAGAGGAAGCCAAAAGGCCTCTGCAAGCGTTAAAGAACCAATTAGAGCAACTTCGCCTCGTTACAAG CGAGGGGGTCGATAACGCAGATTTCTGCAAAACGGACGAGATACACGGAAGATTGATTTATAAAATTCTCATAGGAATCGACAACGAAATTGCGTTGCTGCTGGATATTTCGAATCGCTTCAATCACGCCAATCAA AACCTGAGGTCTCGTTATAAAAATCTGGAAGAGGCTCGAAGCAAGGTTTCATTGAACGATGATGCGATGAAAGAGTTGGTTAATGGAACCCCTTACAGACCGAGATTGAATTTACTTTTAGAATGGGCCATGGATGGACTGAACTATTATCACAATTT GTATCTACGGATCAGTGGAAACATCAATCAATACAATTTCAAAAACGAGGAAATAATGGAAGATTTAACGAACTCGTTCGTTGAGGACAGATTTAAGAGAGAACGGATCGATC aaaTATTGGGCTTCACGCAGTTCCTAATCAAGGAGACTGCTCGTTGA
- the Dtwd2 gene encoding DTW domain containing 2, which produces MTNEESVWQELSEIYADPPETRDKCTQCKRPVAVCWCPGLPKHVVCPASRIIILQHPAEVKRCLRTAPMLALGLEPGKCITYRGKKFPLPKHEELTEIFNDKNTILLYPSPDAIALDKLTPVGVDGQKPYNLILLDGTWPQAKAIYHSSPALCLIRACKLVGVPTSEYVIRTQPTEGCLSTLETGAFALSILEGDPELKNKMLGPLHYLCRFQLENGAVTHQSKEFLIKQKAYPKLIGRRLAKQLRTLPEEST; this is translated from the exons ATGACAAACGAAGAATCTGTGTGGCAAGAATTATCAGAAATATATGCTGACCCTCCAGAAACAAGAGACAAATGTACGCAATGCAA GAGACCAGTGGCAGTTTGCTGGTGTCCAGGACTACCAAAACACGTAGTATGCCCTGCATCAAGAATAATCATTCTACAACATCCCGCAGAAGTAAAACGTTGTTTAAGAACGGCACCAATGTTAGCTCTTGGTCTAGAACCTGGAAAATGCATTACTTATAG GGGCAAAAAGTTTCCATTACCTAAACACGAAGAATTAACAGAAATTTTTAACGACAAGAATACTATACTACTGTATCCATCACCCGATGCTATAGCACTCGATAAACTGACTCCTGTTGGCGTAGATGGACAAAAGCCTTATAATCTCATTTTGTTAGACGGTACTTGGCCACAGGCAAAG GCAATATATCACTCCAGTCCAGCACTTTGTCTTATAAGGGCATGCAAACTGGTTGGAGTTCCAACAAGTGAATACGTTATTAGAACACAACCAACTGAAGGATGTTTATCTACACTTGAAACTGGTGCATTCGCGCTTTCTATCTTGGAAGGTGATCCGGAATTGAAGAATAAAATGCTTGGACCTCTGCATTATCTCTGCAG GTTTCAGTTGGAAAATGGTGCTGTAACTCATCAAAGCAAAGAATTTCTTATTAAACAAAAAGCTTATCCTAAACTCATAGGACGGCGGCTAGCAAAGCAATTACGCACGTTACCCGAGGAATCGACGTAA
- the LOC143208687 gene encoding sodium-dependent neutral amino acid transporter B(0)AT3: MANTAHLVRRQSSRDLKPQKSVDRLEMKEMRGRLVAENRKNVSTANYGATNAAFEDSSPNTKSKPGNGGGSSKVSNNDGKTTFRPEAGEDERENWDSKLTFLLATVGYAVGLGNVWRFPYLAQKNGGGAFLIPYFVMLAIEGIPIFYLELAIGQRLRKGAIGVWNQVSPYMGGIGISSAVVSFNVALYYNTIIAWCLFYFVQSFQSKLPWAECPNVYFQNGSYAPEPECVVSSPTQYFWYRTTLMISKDINSPELFNWKIALALVIAWILVYMCMIKGIASSGKVVYVTATFPYIVLIIFFFRGVTLTGMSDGLRHLFMPKWWKIADPVVWLEAGTQIFFSLGLAFGGLIAFSSYNPVNNNCYRDAIMVSMTNCFTSMFAGIVVFSIIGFKATMVYEQCLSDRNATILSIFGPNKIPDELPIAGSLLNITTGNGTLDNLFMPELPECDLEKELDNSASGTGLAFIIFTEAINQFPGAQFWSVLFFLMLFTLGIDSQFGTLEGVVTSIVDMKLFPNLRKEILTGGICLVCCMISMAFAHGAGSYVFVLFDNFSGNFPLLIIAFFECIAVSYVYGLKRFADDIELMTGNRPGLYWLICWKYLSPLAMLSILVASIVEIIVDGSGYPAWIASKGVTERHEWPMWALVLIGVLILASVLWIPAVALCRFFGILIIEDNEKAWFPAADLKEFHGIMPHEVTPAETLLFCIRSDGSEGFCCPTGGPSDDDEDLT, encoded by the exons ATGGCGAACACAGCCCATCTAGTCCGTCGGCAAAGCTCGCGCGACCTAAAGCCTCAAAAAAGCGTCGACAGACTCGAAATGAAGGAGATGAGAGGAAGATTGGTGGCGGAGAACAGAAAAAATGTCAGTACTGCCAATTACGGTGCCACGAACGCAGCCTTTGAAGACTCCAGTCCTAACACAAAG agcaaACCAGGAAACGGGGGTGGGAGCAGCAAAGTCAGCAACAACGATGGGAAAACGACATTTCGACCGGAAGCCGGTGAGGACGAGAGGGAAAATTGGGACAGCAAACTCACGTTTTTGTTAGCAACTGTCGGGTACGCAGTGGGCCTGGGGAACGTGTGGAGATTCCCATATCTCGCTCAAAAGAATGGCGGAG GTGCATTTCTAATACCATACTTCGTGATGCTGGCGATCGAGGGCATACCCATATTTTATCTGGAACTGGCAATTGGCCAGAGATTACGGAAGGGCGCTATCGGCGTGTGGAATCAG GTTTCTCCGTACATGGGTGGCATAGGAATAAGCAGTGCCGTGGTTTCCTTCAACGTAGCTCTGTACTATAACACTATTATCGCTTGGTGCCTCTTCTACTTTGTTCAA AGTTTCCAATCAAAGTTACCGTGGGCGGAATGTCCGAACGTGTATTTCCAAAACGGCTCGTACGCCCCGGAGCCGGAGTGTGTG GTCAGCAGTCCTACACAATACTTTTGGTATCGGACCACTCTGATGATATCGAAGGACATCAATAGCCCGGAGCTATTCAATTGGAAAATTGCGCTGGCGCTGGTTATCGCTTGGATTCTCGTTTATATGTGCATGATCAAGGGAATCGCGTCTTCAGGGAAG GTCGTGTACGTGACTGCCACGTTTCCATATATTGTTCTGATCATTTTCTTCTTCCGCGGCGTCACACTGACGGGCATGTCCGACGGTTTGCGCCACCTTTTTATGCCGAAG TGGTGGAAAATAGCAGATCCGGTAGTCTGGCTGGAAGCGGGCACACAGATATTTTTTTCGCTCGGCCTGGCATTTGGTGGTTTGATAGCGTTCTCGTCTTACAATCCCGTGAACAATAACTGCTATCGAGACGCTATTATGGTCAGTATGACGAACTGTTTCACTTCGATGTTTGCAGGGATTGTTGTGTTCTCCATCATTG GATTCAAGGCGACCATGGTGTACGAACAATGTCTGTCAGACAGGAACGCCACGATTCTCAGTATCTTCGGACCGAACAAAATACCGGACGAACTACCGATCGCTGGCTCGCTTTTAAATATTACAACAGGAAATGGAACTCTGGACAATCTATTCATGCCCGAGCTGCCCGAGTGCGATCTCGAGAAAGAATTGGATAAT TCAGCGTCGGGCACTGGGTTGGCGTTCATTATCTTCACGGAAGCGATCAATCAGTTCCCCGGAGCTCAATTCTGGTCGGTGTTGTTCTTCCTCATGCTGTTCACTTTGGGTATCGATTCACAATTCGGTACTTTAGAGGGTGTCGTCACAAGTATCGTGGACATGAAGCTGTTCCCGAATTTGCGCAAGGAGATTCTCACAG GTGGAATTTGTCTGGTCTGCTGCATGATATCAATGGCGTTCGCCCATGGTGCCGGTAGCTACGTGTTCGTGCTGTTTGATAATTTCAGCGGGAACTTCCCTTTGCTAATCATTGCCTTCTTCGAGTGTATCGCTGTGTCTTACGTGTACGGTTTGAAGAG ATTCGCCGATGATATCGAATTGATGACCGGAAACCGTCCAGGTCTTTATTGGCTGATCTGCTGGAAGTATCTCAGCCCATTGGCGATGTTGAGTATCCTGGTCGCCTCCATCGTGGAAATTATCGTTGACGGTAGCGGGTATCCGGCTTGGATCGCCAGCAAAGGCGTCACGGAGAGACACGAGTGGCCAATGTGGGCTCTGGTTCTCATCGGAGTTCTTATTCTTGCATCTGTTCTCTGGATTCCTGCGGTCGCTCTTTGCAG ATTTTTCGGAATACTCATAATCGAAGATAACGAGAAAGCTTGGTTCCCCGCTGCGGATTTGAAAGAGTTTCATGGGATCATGCCGCACGAAGTTACGCCCGCCGAGACATTGTTGTTCTGCATAAGAAGCGACGGATCCGAAGGATTCTGTTGTCCGACCGGTGGTCCcagcgacgacgacgaggacctCACCTAG